ccaactaagttgagtcgtattttttttttttttggggatgtctcaactaagttaagtcatttcctttttttgacaaaaaaacaaaacaaccaATCACTTTTAATTCCATCATCtactttactttatctttatctttcctaactttcaacacaatttcttaatctcttgCTCAAAAGTTTTGACTCAATTTATTTGGGATGGacgtagtatttatttttttaggaataATATCTACTATTATGTGAtagaaatatctaaatattactccatctaAGCCAAAGTGTTATTTAGCAGAGTAGaatttttaagaattataTAGTAGAAATCGAgatattttgtagtattatcTAAATCACAATTGTATACAGTATAATTTTCTAGATTTTGATATTATCTAGTAAACTAGTAGAGTACTATAtagatttttatataaaaaatgaatatatactTCCTCTTTCTCACTTTAAGTGGAGTATTTCTTTACTGtcacattattttatacatgtagtgttattttgtgagataagtgaagagaataaaattatagagagggtgatgtttctatttttaaaaatatatcatttaaaatgtGATCTTAATATGTTATTTAGAGTGAGACAGATAAATagtagaatataaaataacagAGTAGAGATGGTAGAATACGAGAGATGTGTATATATTTGTGACTAACTTATCGGTTAATATTCATCATAAGATATCTACAATATCGGTTAATACATTTGTGACTAAATTATCGGCTGGTATTcatcatatatattttgttgttctattagagcatccacaatagtgGCTAACCGATTCGCGTCGTTAGCCGGTCGATTAGCTGAACTATTGGAATCGGCCAGCCGCGAATCGGCGAAAatatcggcgtgggctagccgatttgagggcgctggccgccattgtggcgtgccaaTCGGCCagcactattttttaattttttttatgcattttttttatttattgcattttttaaatgtatttttttatgcatttttttattgtattttaatgtatttttttatgattttttttaattatgtaattttaaaataggcACATAGAAGACGGGCTaggcccaatacaaaattaagacctaaaacagaaacatgtcaCAGCGGGacccccgttcggctagcggcaaactataacggattcaaggcatactaacattttttaatgtatttttttaataaattaatgaggagtagagtggggcggtggctcgtgtgtggaaacccggattttttttttattatgtaattttttttatttttagttaatgtacttttttttatttaaataaaattaacgaatttttcccgtatatgtttcgtaaatttaattccgtattttgtgtttaattccgtaaatgtagttgtttttgaattatttttattgcggctggcctatggctggcctaggGCTAGCCTATTTAagtaaaatgctgatgtggcaggtggatttttagtgctaatgaCATGgcaaagagagagagagtggctcgCCTATGACTGGtatatggctggcctattctTACCGTGGACGATATTAGGAAGTGATCGAATTAGCAATTACTTCGGCCCTAATATATTTCATCTACCCAAACCAGTACACTTTGacaaatgaaatgtgaatagGAGTTGAGTATATTTTGCCAACCTGTTAGATCGGTCAAGATTTGACATGTGGTATTATATTTCATTAGTAATTTTCTTGTATATGAATAACTGGAAAAGTTGGTCTGTGAAATTATTCATGTGAGAGGAAACTAGATGTAATATGGTCCatattggatctgaaaattaATGATGACAGCGACCTTGAAGCAAATAGAGTACCTAGAGACAGATTCGGGAATTGAATGAAGTGCAAGAATATAGACTATTAGACCtatttgtatgtatataaATCTTTACATCTTACTACttggtatatatttattattaatatatagtactagatCTTAAATAGTCGTTTCAGTATTCTGGGCGTTCGAATGAATTCGCTTATTTATAcgagtatatttatatttcaatattcaCGTGATATTACTATTGTTTGGCATGTGTAAACATTTAAAATGCATTTTTCAGAGCAAACGATCAACTAATTAAgttattatagtagtatattttgatgtttGCATTTATCAGTATGCATAAagcaaattaaagatattctTTAACACTAACACCTCATGGAACTACAGTGAATAAAGGAAAATTATGACTCAACACGTGTTGATTCGTCGATCTTTTATGATTTATCTTCTCGTAGAAAGAGATAATCGATGAATCACCTTCTTCGTATAAATCTATTAATACTATacaatttgaagaaattataaaaaatcattaaaatactagtactctaGTTTTCATTATTCATTCAATCCATACGACTTGCAGATAACATAAAACCTAGAAAACTCCACAATCacatcttaattaattgattaaatatggagtagttaTTTGACACAAGAAAATTGGAAAGAAAGAAGCCTCCAATCCGAGTTGAGGAGAAAGTAAGAGATGTGATtcatgtgaaaaaataaagccAAAACTGATGAGCATTGAAAGATTTGTCAGCATGTTTTTGGATTGATTGTgtctgagagagagagagagaaattaagAGGTAGCAAAACAGTTATGATAGTAAAAAACagagagaaaaacaaaagaaaagaatccATGTTGATGCGGATTGATCGACATATACAATCCAAAACGTTTTCCAATCTTGTCCTTGTCTACCTCCGGCCCCACCCCACTCCTTCCTCCTCATTTCTACCGCCGGCGAACCCCTGCCCCACCGGCGCCCCTATGCACGTGTACCTATTCTCCCCCTCCATCACATGCCCCACCAAGTACTCCGGATGGAACGACACCATCCTCGGCGGCGACGCGTacagaggaggaggaggcatCATCCTCGTCGGATACACCGGCCTGAACGGCATCGCTCCCTCCCCTCCTtgcggaaccggaaccggctgCCCTCTGCACATATCATAAATTCAGTCGGTGACTCAAAAAAGagacaattttattttatgagtgagagagagagagagcataCGTTGAGACGTAGCTTAGGTGGCCTGTGGGAGCTAAATCATTGGTGAAAACCAGTTGCCTTGCCTTGTTCAATGTCTCCGTCTCCCTCTctgatagtagtattatataagcATTTGATTGTATGTGTGAAGAAAGTGGAGAGAAGAGATAGTCCTACCTTGGCGGTGGCGGTTCATGTGGCCGCCGAGGGCTTGGGATTTGCAGAACTTGAGGGAACAAAACCTGCACTCATACACCTTAGAGGCTTCATCTTTTCCTTCCTTAGCGCCGCTTTTCTTTTTCCTGTATACTGCTGCACCCCATGCCAATTAAAGCAACTTTGATGAGACTAATCCTCCCCCTCTTCTCATTTTCGATTTTGGATATACCTTGTCTTGTCATTTTTTCAACCACTTTCTAGGGTTTCGTTCTCATACTCCCCATCcccaacaatttattttatgagattattatttaattcattcaaaatGTGCACTCTTGTTCTAGAGAATGGATCTTAGTAATATGGAAGTAGTAGGTGtgatggagtaattaattactaagaGAAAAGCTATGTACCAGCAGAAGAGGAGCTGTCCTCAGGGACAAGTTTGGCATCTCTTGCATAATCCTCAGGTAAGTTGTTGAGGTCTAGTGGGTTTCCCTCTGGTCTCCTGGAAAATGTATACAtaccaacaaataaaattttaattgattagtACTAGCAACAAGTGAAAGAAGAAGTTAGAGTGTGAAAATTGAAAGAAGATGATCATGTGTGGGGTTGAGGGGTGTGATACATACATGGAGACGACAAAGAAAGACAGATGAAAAAaaggatttaaaaaatgtgattttgttttttggatGGGAGATGGGATGGAGAACTAAAGCTTGGGAGATTATAAGACTTCAGTTTGGAGGCTATTAGTTGAGTGATGTTGAAGAAAGGAGGCTTGAAAGTTCTCTATCAGTTTTTTCTTTCTGCCAGCTCTTGTGGAGACATCCCTATTCACTCTCTCTcactaaaattgaaacaacaCAAGCTCTCGTGACTTTAAAAAGGAGAGGATGAAGCCCTACTCATACTAGCCTGCATaacacaaaacacacacacactaaattaatcatggaaaaaaaacacacattttatgtaaaaattgAACCCTTAAGTTTCAGAGTAGTGACCATAAAACATGCGTCTTATTGGTGCAGATAGCATCAAACcctttttcattcatttttatcagAATTGCCACTATGTATAtctgtgtgtgtatatatatgcccTAAGGGCATTGAAGACAAAGGCTTTGCCTTTTAGATATGACTGTGCAGTTGTGATCGGTTTTGATGTAAAGAAGCATGCTtgagattattattattgtaaatgCATAAAGATTGAAAGGGCTAATGCATGATGTGTAGCCATCAATATAGTACTTGCAgcccaagaaaaaaaaaatacccaGGAGATAAACTTTGAGCTATTTTggtaattaagaaattttttatcagACCAAATTCAGTGGATGGATATTTTGGAATTACATAGGTTGTCTTGATTGAGTTGCATCAAGATTTGTCTTAATCATTTTGGATTGTGCGATTAGGTGAAAATTTATGTGTGTTACCGCAGTTAAAGAATGAGTGGTTAATTGGTGGAGTAGTAATATTAGGGTTAAAAGGACTGCACATAAAGGAAAAGGTAAATATTGTGGTCCTCCTCATATATCTAGAGAGAGATAGGTCTTGCTTTAAGTGAATATTTTGGTTTCTTCCTTCTAATTAGTCTGCCAGTTATCTATTAGTTTTGTAAATATTCTACATGAGAAGCAATAATGCACACTTCATCTCTCGGTATCTCACACCTGAAATCAATGGTAGGATATCACAATTCAACAATATATACTGTATACATAATACACATACACAAGGTGTAATATCTACGCTTCATGCGTGTGCACATATGGAATATGCAAGTATAgcaattatgaaattttatcgTTTGAAGACATGATGATCAGTATAGAAGTAGTTTTTGGTACAtggttaaataaaaaatcgttTCTGAATATTTcgttcattttctatttattttttacatacaTTAACATAAGTCATTATGTAAACTTTTtagtattagtagtagtattattttaaaatggagGTCCATGTCTTCATTAATAACACTCTagaatagtactccataagtTATGGGCcgttattattaattaatttgggcTCAGGCCTTCGCAATATTACTCGGCCCGTAATATGTAAGTTGTCTTATGTTTTGCCTTAAAACAACATGcgataaatttaaatatgaacaaatgtcattaattattcattttgcTTCTAGAAATCTATAGACtagattatgaattttatttccatttaaaattattttattcgttTAGGCCGAAAGTCACTGTGAATGAAAACGCCATATTTCCGTAACTAGCTTTGGAGCCCAGGCCCAATTTTGTCACGCTATGTAACTAATCATCCAAAATTTAATCGAtcaaaattctaaataaaaataattactccattttttccacaataaaattctattttgctatttttgctCGTCTCAtaataagagttttatttcacttttataataaatggtaagtaggtaccacattccaccaacttctactcacattttattataaaactaatattatatacaagtgagacccacatttcactaatttattcaactcacttttctttttattcttaaaatcGGTGCTCAAATCAAATAGAGCTCCTATTATGGACGGATAgagtaaattataaaagttaccggaaataagtttataatatttggaaGAATAATACACATAATTGTATATAAATTTGGAAACTCGTAGTGAAATACTGTATTTTACTGAATTGTGTTATTATATGGTTTCCTCTTACTTACGAAgagtactactagtagtacttattggagaaaataataatcgagtttaatctttaattaGGTACAGAATTCAATGATTTGAAGAAGGACTGTATTTTTTATCTCACTTTTTATTGGCCGTACACAATAACGCAGTAGAGAGATACGCCTGAGTGAGTTGATTTGATTCGATCTTCTTCAGCGTCAGTTTTCCAACCACACGATCCGATGTCGTTTTGCGGAAATATATTATGCACGTGTAATTTACAACTAAccattaaaaacattttttagaacaataaatctatgtgaccaaattttgtacaaccaaatttttatttatttgacaaaaaaataggtttattaatgaatttaattaaaatattagatacatatatagtacatggaaagtgcataatattgtggttatatatttatgattttttataatttttttatttttttagaattatatatgtaactAGTGcctactttaattcaaattttaaaaataatagaaagaaaattcaaatataaatataaaaaatgaggttaaaggctaataagtctttttaacttatccacttactatatttataattttaatatataactaatacatcaaattattaatataactttattttgcttcaaaatttggttgtttatcatcGCTTTTTTAGAAATCTACTTTTCAGTAAATCTCCAGACGGTAGTAACTATTGACGTTATACCCTTCAATTGAAACTGTTACAAATGTTGGTTGAGTCTATTGACACATTGCAACCTTTTACCACAGCTTAAATGTATCCAATAAGGCTTTATCATCCATACGTCgattaaattttatcttttgtttcttgatCATTCATATTTAGGGGTGCAATTTACAAAATCTAATAAATTAgtataattgttatttttgttcttCTTAACATGTGCAATACTCTGTACATAATAATAAGAGAGAGGTATACGTGTACTATTAGTTACCTTAGTACAACAAcctttatatactagtacatgTTAAATATGAGGCTAAATGTCTCGGGATTGAATCAACCGACCTTTAAATTCATGTTTATTTGAACATTTCAAACCTAAGCCCAAAAACCTTTAGTCTCATTATGATAGAGACCTTTAAATGCTTTAAATGATAATATCTAGTGTTTGAATTGCTTGTTAACTATTTTGTTAGGCCCGCTTAAAATAGCAAAGGCCCGTTGAATTCGGGCTAAAAGGAGCTGTTTTACTATCGTATAAAATTCAGTGATAACAATCTTGGTAACTTTATTTCAAGTCTTAAACTGTCTTAAATTAATATAGCCTCAGATTTTGGAAATATAGATAAAATCAGAGGATTGTTTGGGAATTTCACActataatatagtactccgtatATAGCAAATCAAACATGTGATATTAGCAACATTATTTACTTTAGATAATATATCATCAATTCAAAcaccataaataaaattataaaaccaaGATAAACATTGTTGCAAAATAATTATGCTCTTATGTAGATGAAATATAAACCCCAATTCAAACACATccttaatttatattttttaaaccGGTGAAATATAAGGTCAAAGATCTCAGATTTAAAACCATAGgggaacatttttttaatatttatatattcactAGTCCATAAAAAAGAGGACGATTGTTTCAAAACTAAACCAATTCTGATTTTCAACTTCTCATGAAAATCTAAACTTTAACATCAAGTCCGTGTAGAAAACCTAAATAATTCAtttcgaattaaaaaaaagacattATTAAGATACGGTTAAGTCTATTCTGTTGTAAATTCATATAGTACTATTCAAATGTTGGACCGGTATGGTTTGGgtgttttttctcttcatcttagCAATTTTCATacccaaattaaatccaatttacttattattaaattttaatattattcgGTGGTGAAAATGAATAGCCTTCCTATTTGTAGACTTGAAGCTATGGATTGAATTTCGGGTTGTGATTAGTTAGTGTAAAGTAGGATTGGTTGGATTAGGCTAAGCGAAACATAAGCGCGTTCCTCATATTCATAATTTGCAAACCAGCTGTTTCTTACTAGTACAATTTAGGTGGGTGGCGCCATGTGCTGATTTACTATacattttgttgaaattatgCAAACCCAATAAATGGAGAAAAACTACATTGGAAATGTGACAAACATTATGAAATTAGGCATTAAATGTGACCAACATTAGTATGGAGTATTATAGTATTaactgaaataaataatagtacttcaTCTTAAATGAGACATACGTGAATTAGTGTTCATTTGCATATAATATtgatctaaaaaataaatataattgagtgataaaaatgaagagaaacgTAAACGAAAACAGTCAAAATAAATCAAGTATAAAGGGTTTATATAAAGTCTCAtacctttttaaaaatttccctACTTAAAAAAGATGCCAATTTTCCCATTAACCTTAACAATATAGTGTCATGGAATTTCCAAATGTGCACCAGCAAAGATGAATAAAAGTCCCAACTAAAATGGAACATTTTCTACTTCATAGACAAAGATTCCTTTGTGTATAAGACATGAAAGCGATTGacaatttggaaaaaaagttCAACAAATTAACACTAATTAGTTGATAATTATGATTTCAATTACTTTGAAGTTTGAACATGATATTTTCTCAAGGGAAGACGATTTTAAGACTTTCAAACAATGTGcgtttcaattatttaaattaggagATTGATATcgcaaataatttataatctatctatatatagataaaataaataaacgaCCGCATGAAGCAACCTATAAGTTTCGTACATGTATATCAATTTCGTAcgaataattatttaatattttcagcAGTAAGCAGGCATGCATAATGGGCCACCACACCatactaaattattgataGCATCACGAATCAATTGGTCTTGGTCTTGATCTTGATCTTGATCTTGACCTTGTCCACACATTCAAAGACATCtttcttataaaaatagaatcttgaatcaattaattttctgattaattttataaatttttagagCTAGACTAGTTTAAAGTAAAGTCAAatgaccaaaataaaaaataaaaaatcgatCGCATCAATTTTCGGTCGCAGTGGCAACATCCGTCTAGCCTGGCGGTTGTTTTTTGGTCTTGTAGTAGCAAGAGCGGAGCCATAAATTTGAAAGGAACGAGACCACGAATTTTGGCCCAAAAcattaagttttaaaaaatggatcaataacaaatgaaaatatcgccgaagtagtcctttttttacaattctgtaaaaaaactaacggtcaacgttAATTGCACAATGACATGACTGATAATTTTATGATGGAACCGTAAAAAAAGGACCACTATGACAAGGATTTCATTTGATATGCACATGTCTTGATTGTGAGCAATATGAgttataatgtaaaattgataaagtaagagagaaagagacaAAAAATTAGTTGTTAGTTGAAAATAGAACCACATCATTACAGGAAAAAACTTATTCTCTCCGTTtcctatatactccctccgtccacgattaaaagtttcatttctaaatggcgcggattttaagaaatgttaagaaaagtgggtggaagaaagttagtggaataggggtctcacttgtatatattagttttaaatgatatgtgagtgaaatgagttagtggaatgtgaggtctctttaccatttatggtaattatgaaccgagactcttattcgtggatggaccaaaatggaaaaacaggacttttattcgtggacggagggagtataaactttcaaaatgacacgagttttaatgtaaaattggtaaagtaagagattaATTCTATAACAAATaacatagattaaaataacaatacgatttaaaaaaaaacacacacgaTAATGATAGGCACTAGAGGCTTCACGTACCCCGCCGGATAGGAACATATGCTAGAATTCCACCCAAACTCGGTAGAGAATGGACACTCCAAAAGTGCCACCTGACCAGGTCATTAAGGCATTACTTGGCCATTCAGCCGGATGGTTCGTGCAGATCCAAAGCAATGATTTCCACCCAACCTGGTCATTATTGGCTTCACTTAGGCAACTAGTTCGGTAGATTTGTGCCATAGCTCCACCCTGCCAGGTGATATGTGCAGAATTTATTTCGAAGCTTCGTGATCCAATTGAGCTCAagtataaatatcataactAAGGCTTGGTTTTCATCACCCACCAACTTATAGAGAGAAAGAGCAAGACGAAGTTCCCCACTCATCGAAGGGTTGAAGAACACATTTTCGAGCAAGATTCGAACCTTTCTAAGTGTACCAAGGTTAAGGTAAAAAACGGTTAACTTTTGCTCTTTTTTTATGGATcttttttagttatgtacatgttggatcttttttttttccgagCCTTTACCTTTTGACTACTACTTAGTATCGACAATAGGTATGTATGAAAAAGTctctaaaaatatcaaatatagaTATCTGTTGAAGTAAGGAACCATGGCATATACGTTTGGAATAGATTCCATTTTGCGAGAGTTGAAAAAGCATTATCTCATTGAAAGGTCTTATATATTTGTCCTTTCTCTACGTATTTCTTTAGTCAATGACTATATTTCTTTTCACGCTCATGTCACATCGAGGTACTGCAGAAGATAAATCAGCAAAATTCGATCTAATTTATCATAATCGATAAATTAACATGTTGGTTAACCATATTGAAACACGGAAAAAATAACGAGATATCAGTTGACATAGGACTTAGATATTGACTTGAAAtagtaattattgttattgatATCATAAGATTCACCCACCTTATATTTTCTTGCTTTAAGTTGGCTTCCCTTCATTTAACCACGAGTCTTTACAACTCAACTTAAATATTGGTGTTCTGATAGCGATAGAGATTGGCTCGTGTTTTTATGTAGTGCAATAGTCTATATGGATACTCACTCTTGCATGCATTTGAGTGCACTAACATCATACACTTATGGATATAGTTTAGTCTAATTTaagaaagtaaaatttttGCATGGCCCGCACCGAAGGTTGGTGGCCCCACACGTGTCAAGTGGTCAACATCATTTCATATGCTCGCTAGTGCCAAATAGGTAATATTCGATTAATGTCTTTTGCTAAAAGCGCAACACCGCCTTTTTTAGGTGACGTCATCTTCAATGCCAAACTAGATTTTCTCCGTGTTTTTGTCACCAACGTCAAGTCGCCTCATGCACACAACCATGCAACGTGGTATCTTTATGCGCGACCCCATTCCTGCGTCGTCCGACTCTAGAGCCGCCAATCGTGTGCTTTAGTCCTCAATACCAATTAGGTCAATGCCAAGCTAGATTTTCTCCACGTTTTTGTCACCAACGTCAAGTCGCCTCATGCACACAACCATGCAACGTGGTATCTTTATGCGCGGCCCCATTCCTGCGTCGCTCGACTCTAGAGCCGCCAATCGTGTGCTTTAGTCCTCAATACCAATTAGGTTTGAAACTATACACAAATGAAATAactccaaaaatataaataactatcTAAGTACTTAATAGTTAAAATATCAAGTTTCCTAAATTATTCCTAAAATATATGTCACATATAATaaagactaattaaatttgaaatgctATTGAATAAAGCACGCAAAGACTTATCCCCACCATCTCTCTAATGGTTCGAGCCACTGTCATGATAAGAGTAACGCCTCAAGATctgctcttttttttaaaaatttttagcAAATATTGAAACAATTCAATTCAACTAAACAAAGCGCTCCTCTCCTTTATTTTAACTCATTTATAAAGTGGAGTAataatctcttttattttattgcagCCTTAAATCAGTAGTTGTCCCCCACGCAATCGTAATAAAATAGTTggtccaaaaatattttaggagtactatcaatttttgaaatatttttatatctcACCTTCAATCAATATCATGTGTATAAATTCAACCTAGATAGGCGATTTCAACCTTCTTTCTCATGCCCTAGTCTAACCGTTTATTCTACCATCTATTCCGTCCCTCTGTTTTCCCtttcttcttatttattttctcttttaatttttctctttctttccatTAGATTCCTCCTCATCGGGAGTGCTTCTTAATTCTGTATAGCTCGTTCAGGTAATAACTCTAATTATCTCTTTGTTGTTTAAAGCAGCTGCTCTGTTACTTGGCATCTCACacatattttctcaatttacTTAGTAAGTgtcttttatgattttagttttGGAAGATTTGctataaaatttacaaaatttcatttctttcagCTTTTTTTAAATCAGGATTTTCTTGTTCTCGagttcatcttttttttttctgggtTTTCTGAAATTTCAAGGGTAGCGTGTTTGATCTGTTCCCAActgttaaaaatcaaatctttcgATGTTTCCAACAGATCTATGCagttttctaatttttcttcccaaattattaaaaaaaatatatattttcagaCAGTAACTGCTTGTCTGTGTGCACAAGTCAATAAAACTCCGCCGGATCTAaccttgaaaaataaataaaacaaagaaaaaactaaTCTTTAACACCAATAGATCTAGTCAGCTTgttaaatcattttaattttattttgggtcTGAAAAACTAAATCTCCTTTTTCTTGTATACAGgtgtaaattttttgttgttgtgaGAGATCTCAAAGAGATTTGAAAATGAACCACTGTGCAATTCAGCAGAACAGCTATGCTGCGTGTGAAGAGATTTGGGCCACCGCTGCCGATAGATCCATGGAGAGGAAGGAGACCGTGGTTTGCCCTAAGCCACGGCGACTCGGCCTAAACCGCAGCACTCTTGATCCAGCTTTTGCTACACCCTCGAGATGGCAATTTAGGTATAAAAAAAtcttcttgttttatttaatttatatatatgctcttgaaattatttttaacttttttttttttatttttttgcagcCATCAACAAGAGGATTATGATGCAAAGGCTGGAAATGAGCTACTGGACATAATTCTTGCACaggtttgtttcttttttccttttattagtTTGCAATATTATGTACAGTATACCTTCATTTCTTGAATATATGGATAAGATTTTAGAATCTTTAGATAGAACAACTTTGTATAgctttgtttatattttttccaacCTATAAAAATTGGCCGTGTATTTTTACTACCTAATTTTAACTCTATCATCATGTTACAAGTTGTGAGACTTGCTAGATCTGTGACCAAAACTAGTTGTTATTAggtaaaaattattatagttaGTCCTAACACATTACTCAATAATCAATTGTTAAATATATTGTTAGATCCAACGAGTGTTCTAATCTGATGATATACAATGAACTGCAGGGTGGTTCGAGTTCGGACCAATCCGCTCGACAGGTAGCCTCGTCGCCCCCATTTTTTTCCGGGTCGCCGCCGAGTAGAGTATCTAACCCGCTAATTCAAGACGCTCGTTTTGGAGATGATAAAGTCGTCCCAGTCCTGATCCCGTCATCCGGGATGGCGCCATCCTCCTCCTCTGCCCGCAAGGGATGTGTGAGGTCTAATTTTGGCAACAATCCAGCCGTCCGGGTCGAGGGTTTCGACTGCCTGGACAGGGATGGGCGCAACTGCAGCATCCCTGCCTTGGCTTGAGAAAGAATGAGTACATACATagtgagagagtgagagagagttAAGAAGGTTTGAGGCATCAAATTTtagaagaagaacaagagATTGGAAACAAGAGTAA
The nucleotide sequence above comes from Salvia hispanica cultivar TCC Black 2014 chromosome 5, UniMelb_Shisp_WGS_1.0, whole genome shotgun sequence. Encoded proteins:
- the LOC125191262 gene encoding zinc finger protein JAGGED-like isoform X2; the protein is MRPEGNPLDLNNLPEDYARDAKLVPEDSSSSAVYRKKKSGAKEGKDEASKVYECRFCSLKFCKSQALGGHMNRHRQERETETLNKARQLVFTNDLAPTGHLSYVSTGQPVPVPQGGEGAMPFRPVYPTRMMPPPPLYASPPRMVSFHPEYLVGHVMEGENRYTCIGAPVGQGFAGGRNEEEGVGWGRR
- the LOC125191262 gene encoding zinc finger protein JAGGED-like isoform X1, with protein sequence MRPEGNPLDLNNLPEDYARDAKLVPEDSSSSAAVYRKKKSGAKEGKDEASKVYECRFCSLKFCKSQALGGHMNRHRQERETETLNKARQLVFTNDLAPTGHLSYVSTGQPVPVPQGGEGAMPFRPVYPTRMMPPPPLYASPPRMVSFHPEYLVGHVMEGENRYTCIGAPVGQGFAGGRNEEEGVGWGRR
- the LOC125186471 gene encoding uncharacterized protein LOC125186471 — translated: MNHCAIQQNSYAACEEIWATAADRSMERKETVVCPKPRRLGLNRSTLDPAFATPSRWQFSHQQEDYDAKAGNELLDIILAQGGSSSDQSARQVASSPPFFSGSPPSRVSNPLIQDARFGDDKVVPVLIPSSGMAPSSSSARKGCVRSNFGNNPAVRVEGFDCLDRDGRNCSIPALA